One Pantoea eucalypti genomic region harbors:
- the sdhC gene encoding succinate dehydrogenase cytochrome b556 subunit, producing the protein MGKTVKKQRPVNLDLSTIRFPVTAITSILHRVSGVITLVAIGILLWLLGLSLSSPEGFQHAASIMDGFFAKFIMWGILTALAYHAVSGIRHMLMDFGYLAETLESGKRSAHMTFVITVVLAILAGVLVW; encoded by the coding sequence GTGGGCAAAACCGTGAAAAAACAAAGACCTGTCAACTTGGATCTCTCGACGATCCGGTTTCCCGTTACTGCAATAACGTCCATTCTTCACCGCGTCTCCGGCGTAATCACATTGGTTGCTATTGGCATCCTGCTGTGGCTACTCGGTCTCTCTCTCTCTTCTCCTGAAGGTTTCCAGCACGCTGCATCCATCATGGACGGCTTCTTCGCGAAGTTCATCATGTGGGGCATTTTAACGGCGCTGGCCTATCACGCGGTGAGCGGGATTCGTCATATGTTGATGGATTTTGGTTATCTGGCCGAAACGCTGGAATCAGGTAAGCGTTCCGCTCATATGACTTTTGTGATCACTGTCGTGCTGGCAATTCTGGCGGGAGTCCTCGTATGGTAA
- the pxpB gene encoding 5-oxoprolinase subunit PxpB, producing the protein MQRARCYLLGERAVVLELEPPVSLESQQRIWGLNQRLQSSASVLEVIPGMNNITLILRDPQQSALDAIERLQRWWEESEAQLPESRLVEIPVIYGGEAGPDLTAVAEHAALTPHQVVELHSSSEYVVFFIGFQPGFPYLGGLDPRLHIPRRSEPRVAVPAGSVGIGGSQTGVYPLASPGGWQLIGQTRTALFDPLQQPPTLLRPGDRVRFVPQQEGVC; encoded by the coding sequence TTGCAACGAGCACGGTGTTATTTATTGGGTGAACGCGCTGTCGTGCTGGAGCTGGAACCCCCGGTCTCACTGGAGAGTCAGCAACGTATCTGGGGACTTAACCAGCGATTGCAGTCCTCTGCGAGCGTGCTGGAGGTCATTCCCGGCATGAACAACATCACCTTGATTTTGCGTGATCCCCAGCAGAGTGCGCTGGATGCGATTGAGCGACTTCAGCGATGGTGGGAAGAGAGTGAAGCGCAATTACCTGAGTCGCGTCTGGTAGAGATCCCGGTGATCTACGGCGGTGAGGCCGGTCCCGACCTGACGGCGGTGGCTGAACATGCCGCGCTGACGCCTCATCAGGTGGTTGAGCTGCACAGCAGCAGCGAATACGTCGTGTTTTTTATTGGCTTTCAGCCGGGTTTCCCCTATCTGGGCGGACTGGATCCGCGCCTGCACATTCCGCGTCGTAGTGAGCCCAGGGTGGCCGTGCCCGCGGGATCCGTGGGTATCGGTGGCAGCCAGACCGGCGTCTACCCTCTGGCGTCGCCCGGCGGCTGGCAGTTGATCGGCCAGACACGCACCGCGCTGTTTGATCCGCTGCAGCAACCGCCCACGCTGCTCCGTCCGGGTGACAGAGTGCGCTTTGTGCCGCAACAGGAGGGCGTATGTTAA
- a CDS encoding citrate synthase, with product MTDKKLTLTLQDGTSIELDVLKGTLGQDVVDVRALGSSGLFTFDPGFTSTASCESAITFIDGDEGILLHRGFPISELATHSNYLEVCYILLNGEAPNQKQFDEFRTTVTRHTMIHEQITRLFHGFRRDSHPMAVMCGVTGALAAFYHDSLDVNIERHREIAAFRLLSKMPTMAAMCYKYSIGQPFVYPRNDLSYAGNFLHMMFATPCEEYKVNPVLERAMDRILILHADHEQNASTSTVRTAGSSGANPFACIAAGIASLWGPAHGGANEATLRMLEEISTVEHIPEFVKRAKDKNDSFRLMGFGHRVYKNYDPRATVMRDTCHEVLNELGMKDDLLEVAMELEHIALNDPYFIERKLYPNVDFYSGIILKAMGIPSSMFTVIFAMARTVGWIAHWKEMHDEGMKIARPRQLYTGYTEREFSSQLKK from the coding sequence ATGACAGATAAAAAATTAACGCTAACCCTGCAAGATGGAACATCTATTGAACTGGACGTGCTGAAAGGTACGCTGGGCCAGGATGTGGTTGATGTCCGCGCTCTGGGTTCAAGTGGCCTGTTCACCTTCGATCCCGGTTTTACGTCTACTGCGTCCTGCGAATCTGCCATCACCTTTATTGATGGTGATGAAGGTATCCTGCTGCACCGTGGTTTCCCTATTTCTGAGCTGGCGACCCACTCTAACTACCTGGAAGTCTGCTACATTCTGCTGAATGGCGAAGCACCGAACCAGAAACAGTTTGATGAGTTCCGCACCACTGTTACCCGCCACACCATGATTCATGAGCAGATTACCCGCCTGTTCCACGGCTTCCGTCGTGACTCACATCCGATGGCGGTAATGTGCGGTGTTACGGGTGCTCTGGCTGCGTTTTACCACGATTCGCTGGATGTAAACATTGAGCGCCACCGCGAAATCGCGGCATTCCGTCTGCTTTCCAAAATGCCGACCATGGCAGCAATGTGTTACAAATATTCTATCGGCCAGCCATTTGTTTATCCTCGCAACGACCTCTCCTATGCCGGTAACTTCCTGCACATGATGTTTGCTACCCCATGCGAAGAGTACAAAGTGAATCCGGTCCTGGAACGCGCGATGGACCGCATTTTGATCCTGCATGCTGACCATGAGCAGAACGCCTCTACGTCGACCGTACGTACCGCCGGTTCAAGCGGCGCGAACCCGTTTGCCTGTATCGCCGCCGGGATCGCCTCTCTGTGGGGGCCGGCGCACGGCGGTGCCAACGAAGCGACCCTGCGTATGCTGGAAGAGATCAGCACCGTCGAGCACATCCCGGAATTTGTTAAGCGCGCCAAAGACAAAAATGACTCATTCCGTCTGATGGGCTTTGGTCACCGCGTGTATAAAAACTACGATCCACGCGCAACCGTGATGCGAGATACCTGCCATGAAGTGCTGAATGAGCTGGGTATGAAGGATGACCTGCTGGAAGTGGCGATGGAGCTGGAACACATTGCGCTGAACGACCCGTACTTTATCGAGCGTAAACTCTATCCAAACGTGGACTTCTACTCCGGTATCATTCTGAAAGCGATGGGTATTCCATCCTCCATGTTTACGGTGATCTTCGCGATGGCCCGTACTGTTGGCTGGATTGCACACTGGAAAGAGATGCACGACGAAGGCATGAAGATTGCCCGTCCGCGTCAGCTCTACACCGGTTATACCGAGCGCGAATTCAGTTCACAGCTGAAGAAGTAA
- the phrB gene encoding deoxyribodipyrimidine photo-lyase yields the protein MTTHLVWLRNDLRINDNLALHAACRDSDAKVIALYLSTPEQWQQHDMSPKQAAFIHASLLEVQSALAERGIPLHYQACHAFSDSIDALAEFCEKQKVDQLFYNYQYEVNERQRDARAEKRLDDAGVICQGFDDSLLLPPGSVQSGDRSMYKVFTPFSKAFVRRLQQSLPECVPAPKPREGSPLKVTPIPAFDYPTKAFDEDLFPAGEAAALKRLRHFATKPVIDYPAKRDLPALDATSRLSVYLATGVLSPRQCLHRVLHEHPDALDNSRAFTWLNELIWREFYRHLLVAYPALCRHQPFIDWTRNVEWQRNDAHFDAWKAGRTGYPIVDAAMRQMKALGWMHNRLRMITASFLVKDLLIDWREGERYFMQQLIDGDLAANNGGWQWAASTGTDAAPYFRIFNPTTQGERFDEKGDFIRHYLPELADVPDSDIHQPHVWAEKHHKKLDYPAPIVDHKAARKKTLDAFERAKSAA from the coding sequence ATGACCACCCATCTGGTCTGGTTGCGTAACGATTTACGCATCAACGACAACCTGGCGCTGCACGCCGCCTGCCGCGACAGCGATGCAAAAGTGATTGCGCTCTACCTCTCCACGCCAGAACAGTGGCAGCAGCATGACATGTCCCCAAAACAGGCGGCGTTTATTCACGCCAGTCTGCTGGAAGTCCAGAGCGCCCTGGCTGAGCGGGGCATTCCACTTCACTATCAGGCCTGTCATGCCTTCAGCGACAGTATTGATGCGCTGGCGGAATTCTGCGAAAAGCAAAAGGTCGATCAGCTTTTCTACAACTATCAGTATGAGGTCAACGAGCGCCAGCGCGATGCCCGGGCTGAAAAGCGTCTTGATGATGCGGGCGTCATTTGTCAGGGTTTTGATGACAGCCTGTTGCTGCCGCCCGGCAGCGTGCAGAGCGGCGACCGCTCGATGTATAAGGTTTTTACGCCGTTTAGCAAAGCGTTTGTCCGCCGTTTGCAACAGAGTCTGCCGGAGTGCGTGCCAGCGCCGAAACCGCGTGAAGGTTCGCCGCTGAAAGTCACCCCGATTCCTGCTTTTGACTATCCGACCAAGGCTTTTGATGAAGATCTGTTCCCGGCAGGCGAAGCAGCTGCGCTGAAGCGTTTACGTCATTTCGCCACTAAACCGGTAATCGATTACCCTGCGAAGCGTGACCTGCCGGCGCTGGATGCCACCAGCCGTCTGTCGGTTTATCTGGCGACCGGCGTGCTGTCACCCCGCCAATGCCTGCATCGTGTGTTGCATGAGCATCCCGATGCACTGGACAACAGCCGCGCATTTACCTGGCTGAACGAGCTGATCTGGCGTGAGTTCTACCGCCATCTGCTGGTTGCCTACCCGGCGCTTTGTCGGCATCAGCCGTTTATCGACTGGACGCGTAACGTTGAATGGCAGCGTAACGACGCACACTTTGACGCCTGGAAAGCGGGTAGAACGGGTTACCCGATTGTCGATGCGGCGATGCGTCAGATGAAGGCGCTGGGCTGGATGCACAATCGCTTAAGAATGATCACAGCCAGTTTTCTGGTCAAAGATCTGCTGATCGACTGGCGTGAAGGCGAACGCTATTTTATGCAGCAACTGATCGATGGCGATCTGGCCGCGAACAACGGCGGCTGGCAGTGGGCAGCATCGACGGGCACTGACGCGGCTCCCTATTTTCGCATCTTTAATCCGACGACACAGGGCGAGCGCTTCGACGAGAAGGGGGATTTTATCCGCCACTATCTGCCGGAACTGGCCGACGTCCCTGACAGCGACATTCACCAGCCCCACGTCTGGGCGGAGAAGCATCACAAGAAACTCGATTATCCGGCACCGATCGTGGATCATAAGGCCGCCCGTAAAAAGACATTAGATGCCTTTGAGCGCGCCAAAAGCGCTGCCTGA
- a CDS encoding YbgA family protein, whose product MSKKIPVGISACLLGDRVRFDGGHKRLTFATDDLTPFVRFEPICPEMAIGLPTPRPALRLVKQGDDELHLCFSKDGGEEVTTQMRDWSAERVKSLHHLCGYILCAKSPSCGMERVRVYEPDNNNNRKVGTGIFAEFLQREMPWLPLEEDGRLHDPALRENFIGRICALHEFNQMWENGLTRQALIAFHSRYKLMMLAHSQEKYRELGPFVASMSQWESLDAFAFEYRNRMMELMSRPASRRNHTNVLMHVQGYFRTHLSSPQRQELATLIDRYRQGTQPLLVPITILKHYMAEYPHPWLAQQRYFDPYPEALCLRYGQ is encoded by the coding sequence ATGAGCAAAAAAATCCCCGTTGGAATCAGTGCATGCCTGCTCGGCGACCGCGTCAGATTTGATGGTGGGCACAAGCGTCTTACTTTTGCGACCGACGATCTTACCCCGTTTGTGCGTTTTGAACCGATCTGTCCGGAAATGGCGATCGGTTTGCCAACGCCGCGCCCGGCATTACGCCTGGTAAAGCAGGGCGACGATGAGCTGCATCTCTGCTTCAGCAAAGATGGTGGAGAAGAGGTCACCACACAGATGCGTGACTGGTCTGCCGAGCGGGTAAAATCGCTGCATCATCTCTGCGGCTATATTCTGTGCGCCAAGTCCCCCAGCTGCGGCATGGAGCGTGTGCGGGTCTATGAGCCTGACAACAATAACAACCGCAAAGTGGGCACGGGTATTTTTGCTGAATTCCTGCAGCGCGAAATGCCCTGGCTGCCGCTGGAGGAAGATGGTCGTCTGCACGATCCCGCTCTGCGTGAGAACTTTATTGGTCGTATCTGCGCGCTGCACGAGTTCAATCAGATGTGGGAAAATGGCCTGACCCGTCAGGCTTTAATCGCCTTTCACAGCCGCTACAAACTGATGATGCTGGCACATTCGCAGGAGAAGTATCGCGAACTGGGACCGTTTGTCGCCTCAATGAGCCAGTGGGAGTCGCTCGACGCCTTTGCCTTCGAGTACCGCAATCGTATGATGGAACTGATGTCACGCCCCGCCTCACGTCGCAATCACACCAATGTACTGATGCATGTGCAGGGCTACTTCCGCACCCATCTGAGCTCACCGCAGCGCCAGGAGCTGGCAACCCTGATTGACCGCTATCGTCAGGGCACACAACCCTTGCTGGTGCCGATCACCATTCTTAAGCACTACATGGCCGAATACCCGCATCCGTGGCTGGCCCAGCAACGCTATTTTGATCCCTATCCCGAAGCCTTGTGCTTACGCTACGGACAATAA
- a CDS encoding DUF979 domain-containing protein, whose protein sequence is MFQQQYLMWLAGIILLVVAILSWRDRANPRRFTTGLFWALYGLVFLVGDWTTALMSSLMGSDAAGTRMLHITIGVIVVIMALIAGLGGVRLGRYHQRTNEEKQASAQRLRNKLFLPALAIPVVTVVGVLAFNNIPGLQDAVFGPGNHATLVTLFSMMAGCVIGWLVALKLTHEKPVQSMQETRRLLDSIGWAFILPQILATLGLLFTAAGVGSAISHLTETWLAVDNRFIAVTVYAVGMALLTMVMGNAFAAFPIITAGVGIPILVLQHGGNPAVMAAIGMFSGYCGTLMTPMAANFNIVPAALLELPDRNAVIKAQIPTGVLLLIVNIFLLYFLMFL, encoded by the coding sequence ATGTTTCAGCAACAATATCTGATGTGGCTGGCGGGCATTATCCTGCTGGTGGTGGCTATCCTCTCATGGCGTGACCGCGCTAATCCGCGTCGCTTTACCACCGGGCTCTTCTGGGCCTTATATGGCCTGGTTTTTCTGGTCGGTGACTGGACGACGGCGCTGATGAGCAGCCTGATGGGCTCGGACGCGGCGGGCACCCGAATGCTGCACATCACCATCGGTGTCATTGTGGTGATCATGGCGCTGATTGCGGGTTTAGGGGGTGTCCGGCTGGGTCGTTATCATCAGCGCACTAATGAAGAGAAACAGGCAAGCGCACAGCGTCTGCGGAATAAGCTGTTTCTGCCTGCACTGGCGATTCCGGTTGTGACCGTTGTCGGTGTGCTGGCGTTCAACAATATTCCGGGGTTGCAGGATGCGGTGTTCGGTCCCGGTAATCACGCCACGCTGGTGACATTGTTTTCAATGATGGCCGGCTGTGTGATTGGCTGGCTGGTGGCGTTAAAACTGACCCATGAAAAACCGGTACAGTCGATGCAGGAGACCCGTCGCCTGCTGGATTCAATTGGCTGGGCGTTTATCCTGCCACAGATTCTCGCCACCCTGGGACTGCTGTTTACCGCCGCGGGCGTAGGCAGTGCTATTTCGCATCTGACTGAAACCTGGCTGGCGGTGGATAACCGCTTTATCGCCGTCACCGTCTATGCCGTCGGGATGGCCCTGTTAACCATGGTCATGGGTAACGCGTTTGCGGCATTTCCGATTATTACTGCAGGCGTTGGCATTCCGATTCTGGTGCTGCAGCACGGCGGAAATCCGGCGGTAATGGCGGCGATTGGTATGTTCTCCGGTTACTGCGGCACGCTGATGACGCCGATGGCGGCCAACTTCAATATTGTTCCGGCGGCGCTGCTGGAGCTGCCCGATCGTAACGCGGTCATTAAGGCTCAGATTCCAACCGGTGTGCTACTGTTAATCGTTAACATTTTCCTGCTCTATTTCCTGATGTTTCTGTGA
- the pxpA gene encoding 5-oxoprolinase subunit PxpA, whose amino-acid sequence MKIDLNADLGEGCASDEALLQLVSSANIACGFHAGDAQTMLQSVRWAKASGVAIGAHPAFPDRENFGRSAMQLPPETVYAQMIYQIGALKSLAESEGARLVHVKPHGMLYNQAASDPVLADAIARAIRAVDSQLIVVGLANSESIRAAAHYGLHTREEVFADRGYLSSGALVPRNQPGALIENEQQAIDQTLTMVRQGKVKSITGEWVAVNAQTVCLHGDGEHALQFAQRLRDAFADQQIRVTSA is encoded by the coding sequence ATGAAAATTGATTTAAACGCCGACCTGGGTGAGGGCTGCGCCAGCGATGAAGCGCTGCTGCAACTGGTGAGCTCTGCCAACATCGCCTGTGGCTTTCACGCCGGTGATGCACAGACCATGCTGCAGTCGGTGCGCTGGGCAAAGGCATCCGGCGTCGCCATCGGGGCGCATCCCGCCTTTCCCGATCGCGAGAACTTTGGCCGCAGCGCCATGCAGTTGCCGCCGGAAACGGTCTATGCCCAGATGATCTATCAGATTGGCGCGCTGAAAAGTCTGGCAGAAAGTGAGGGCGCGCGCCTGGTGCATGTTAAGCCACACGGCATGCTCTATAACCAGGCTGCATCTGACCCGGTGCTGGCTGATGCCATTGCCCGCGCCATCAGGGCGGTGGACAGCCAGCTGATTGTGGTCGGGCTGGCGAATAGCGAATCGATCCGTGCTGCGGCGCATTACGGTTTACACACGCGGGAAGAGGTGTTTGCTGACCGTGGCTATCTCAGCAGCGGTGCGCTGGTGCCGCGCAACCAGCCGGGCGCGCTGATTGAGAATGAACAGCAGGCTATCGATCAGACACTGACAATGGTACGGCAGGGCAAAGTGAAAAGTATCACCGGAGAATGGGTGGCGGTGAACGCGCAGACTGTCTGCTTACATGGCGACGGCGAGCATGCCCTGCAGTTTGCACAGCGGTTACGTGATGCGTTTGCCGACCAGCAGATTCGTGTCACCAGCGCCTGA
- the pcp gene encoding pyroglutamyl-peptidase I, with the protein MKTVLMTAFEPFGGETINPSWEAVRALEGKKIGGATIVIRQLPVVFSEVLNVLNQALEEVKPDAVVSVGQAGGRSDITVERIGINVDDARIPDNAGQRPVDEPIVAGGPAAYFSRLPIKAIVAAVRDAGIPASVSQTAGTFTCNRVMYGLLHWLEQQGSPARGGFIHIPYLPEQAAQHPGAPSMAVATIIQALEIAVKVTLETGEDIKQAGGATH; encoded by the coding sequence ATGAAAACTGTCCTGATGACCGCTTTTGAACCCTTTGGCGGTGAAACGATTAATCCCTCCTGGGAAGCGGTGCGCGCGCTGGAAGGCAAAAAGATTGGCGGAGCGACGATCGTCATCCGACAGCTGCCGGTGGTATTCAGTGAGGTACTTAATGTGCTGAATCAGGCACTGGAAGAGGTTAAACCGGACGCGGTAGTGTCAGTCGGGCAGGCGGGCGGTCGCAGCGACATTACCGTGGAACGTATCGGTATCAATGTCGATGACGCCCGCATCCCGGACAACGCCGGCCAGCGGCCTGTAGACGAACCGATTGTGGCAGGCGGCCCGGCAGCCTATTTTTCCCGTCTGCCCATCAAAGCGATTGTGGCGGCAGTGCGCGACGCGGGGATCCCCGCGTCGGTCTCACAGACCGCCGGGACCTTTACCTGCAATCGGGTGATGTATGGTCTGCTGCACTGGCTTGAGCAGCAGGGGAGTCCGGCGCGGGGTGGCTTTATTCATATTCCTTACCTGCCTGAACAGGCAGCGCAACATCCTGGTGCGCCGAGCATGGCGGTCGCGACCATTATTCAGGCGCTGGAGATTGCGGTGAAGGTGACGCTGGAGACCGGCGAAGATATTAAACAGGCTGGCGGCGCCACCCATTAA
- the nei gene encoding endonuclease VIII, whose protein sequence is MPEGPEIRRVADKLEAAIVGQPLTEAWFAFPQLKTYEPSLIGEQVQAIETRGKALLTHFSNGLTLYSHNQLYGVWRIVKPDTELNTTRQLRVRLATKGKAILLYSASDIELLNADTLAAHPFLTRIGPDVLNSALTVEEVRERLLSPRFRRRQFSGLLLDQAFLAGLGNYLRAEILWLAQLLPNHRAQDLSDDQLTAFSEALLSVPRHAYRMRGTMKKYHEEAAFQFEVFHRQGKECRRCGTAIEKGTLSSRPFYWCPGCQR, encoded by the coding sequence ATGCCAGAAGGACCGGAAATTCGCCGCGTGGCGGATAAGCTTGAAGCCGCCATTGTGGGTCAGCCCTTAACGGAAGCGTGGTTTGCGTTTCCTCAGCTCAAGACCTATGAACCTTCACTGATTGGTGAGCAGGTGCAGGCGATTGAGACGCGGGGTAAAGCGCTGCTGACTCATTTCAGCAATGGTCTGACGCTCTACAGTCATAATCAGCTTTATGGTGTCTGGCGTATTGTGAAACCCGATACCGAACTCAATACCACGCGTCAGTTGCGGGTGCGGCTTGCTACAAAGGGTAAAGCGATTCTGCTTTACAGCGCGTCAGATATTGAACTGCTTAACGCTGATACGCTGGCGGCACATCCGTTTCTGACCCGCATCGGACCGGATGTGCTGAACAGCGCGCTGACGGTTGAAGAGGTGCGAGAGCGGCTGCTGTCACCCCGTTTTCGGCGGCGTCAGTTCAGTGGTCTGCTGCTGGATCAGGCTTTTCTGGCCGGGCTGGGAAACTATCTGCGTGCCGAGATTCTCTGGCTGGCGCAGTTGCTGCCAAATCATCGGGCGCAGGATCTCAGTGACGATCAGCTGACTGCTTTCAGCGAGGCGCTGCTGTCAGTGCCGCGTCATGCCTATCGGATGCGAGGGACCATGAAGAAATATCATGAGGAAGCGGCGTTTCAGTTTGAGGTGTTTCATCGGCAGGGCAAAGAATGCCGGCGCTGTGGCACGGCGATTGAGAAGGGCACGCTGTCATCACGGCCGTTTTACTGGTGTCCGGGGTGTCAGAGATAG
- a CDS encoding YbfA family protein, translating into MYQAYPRYKIIARRTLVVFLGVLALPVMLFRQDRARFYSYLHRVWCKTSAKPVWLAQSEAGGGAFW; encoded by the coding sequence ATGTATCAGGCTTATCCACGTTACAAAATTATCGCGCGTCGTACGCTGGTGGTTTTTCTCGGCGTGCTGGCGCTTCCTGTCATGCTGTTTCGACAGGACCGGGCACGTTTCTACAGTTACCTGCACCGTGTCTGGTGCAAGACCAGCGCAAAGCCGGTCTGGCTGGCGCAGTCTGAAGCCGGTGGCGGCGCGTTCTGGTAA
- the pxpC gene encoding 5-oxoprolinase subunit PxpC — MLNILRAGLAATIQDAGRYGWRQFGISPGGVLDYPAMFTANVLVGNAPDSAVLEMVLGQFKAKFTRDGWFALTGAGCHAELDGQPVWTGWRTPVKRGQVLSLAMPQRGMRSYLAVQGGFDIPAVLGSASTDLKAKFGGFHGRALQDGDQVPLGKPTRQFDRKVGVRQLLWGNRIRALPGPEYHEFSPEAQQAFWRTAWKLSPQSNRMGYRLEGRELKRERPRELLSHGVMPGVIQVPPNGQPIVLMADAQTTGGYPRIASVIEADLYHLAQIRLGEPIHFIHCTLPEAMLARQHQQRALDQMKWGLNEN, encoded by the coding sequence ATGTTAAACATTCTGCGGGCCGGGCTGGCGGCCACTATTCAGGATGCGGGTCGATACGGCTGGCGTCAGTTCGGTATCAGCCCCGGCGGTGTGCTGGATTATCCCGCCATGTTCACCGCCAACGTACTGGTAGGCAATGCGCCCGACAGCGCGGTGCTGGAGATGGTGCTCGGCCAGTTCAAAGCAAAGTTTACCCGCGACGGCTGGTTTGCGCTGACGGGTGCAGGCTGTCATGCGGAGCTGGACGGCCAGCCGGTCTGGACGGGCTGGCGCACGCCAGTGAAACGCGGACAGGTCCTGTCGCTGGCGATGCCGCAGCGTGGTATGCGCAGCTATCTGGCGGTGCAGGGTGGTTTTGACATCCCCGCGGTGCTTGGCTCTGCCAGTACCGACCTGAAAGCAAAATTTGGCGGATTTCATGGGCGCGCCTTGCAGGATGGCGATCAGGTCCCGCTGGGGAAACCGACGCGTCAGTTCGACCGCAAAGTCGGGGTACGACAACTGCTGTGGGGCAACCGCATTCGCGCCTTGCCTGGTCCGGAGTATCACGAATTCAGTCCCGAAGCGCAGCAGGCGTTCTGGCGCACCGCATGGAAACTCAGCCCGCAAAGTAACCGGATGGGATACCGGCTGGAAGGACGTGAGCTTAAACGTGAGCGCCCGCGCGAGCTGCTGTCACACGGCGTGATGCCAGGTGTGATTCAGGTGCCGCCGAACGGACAGCCCATCGTATTGATGGCGGATGCCCAGACTACCGGTGGTTATCCGCGCATCGCTTCTGTTATCGAAGCCGATCTTTATCACCTGGCGCAAATCCGTCTGGGTGAGCCGATTCACTTTATTCACTGCACCCTGCCGGAAGCGATGCTGGCCCGTCAGCATCAGCAACGCGCTCTGGACCAGATGAAATGGGGACTCAATGAAAATTGA
- a CDS encoding type 2 GTP cyclohydrolase I codes for MKHYELETLINQHLDSHSFSDYAPNGLQVEGRSEVKTIITGVTACQALLDEAVARQADAIIVHHGYFWKSEPAAIKGMKRRRLRTLLANDINLYGWHLPLDAHPELGNNAQLANLLDIEIKGEVMPLVFWGELAEPISGEQLARRIGDRLGREPLHCGDNAPALIRRIAWCSGGGQGFIDQAAAAGVDAYITGEVSEQTIHSAREQGLHFFAAGHHATERGGVKALGEWLAQHHELDVTFIDIPNPA; via the coding sequence ATGAAACATTACGAATTAGAGACGCTGATCAATCAGCACCTCGACAGCCACAGCTTCAGTGACTACGCCCCCAACGGTTTACAGGTTGAGGGACGCAGCGAGGTCAAAACGATTATCACCGGCGTGACGGCCTGTCAGGCACTGCTGGACGAGGCGGTGGCACGTCAGGCCGATGCGATTATTGTCCATCATGGCTATTTCTGGAAAAGTGAACCGGCCGCGATTAAAGGTATGAAGCGTCGTCGTCTGCGCACTCTGCTGGCTAATGATATTAATCTCTATGGCTGGCACCTGCCGCTCGACGCGCATCCTGAACTGGGCAACAACGCCCAGCTGGCAAACTTGCTGGATATTGAAATAAAGGGTGAAGTGATGCCGCTGGTGTTCTGGGGTGAGCTGGCTGAGCCGATCTCCGGTGAGCAGCTGGCACGTCGAATCGGTGACCGACTGGGACGTGAACCGCTGCATTGCGGCGACAACGCGCCCGCGCTGATTCGTCGTATCGCCTGGTGCAGCGGGGGTGGCCAGGGCTTTATCGACCAGGCCGCTGCCGCAGGCGTCGATGCTTATATCACTGGAGAAGTCTCTGAACAGACCATTCACAGCGCACGTGAGCAGGGGCTGCACTTCTTTGCTGCAGGCCATCACGCTACCGAGCGCGGCGGCGTAAAAGCGCTGGGCGAGTGGCTGGCGCAGCACCACGAGCTTGATGTGACTTTCATTGATATTCCCAATCCTGCCTGA
- a CDS encoding DUF969 domain-containing protein, translating to METAVNLWPLLGIAAIIVGFVLRFNPVLVVIVAGFVTGLAAMMPLADILEKLGAGFLNTRNLPLILLLPLAVIGLLERHGLKERAQAWIAQIKTATAGRLLIVYLFVREITAALGLTSLGGHPQMVRPLLAPMAEGATENRYGEISPELRHKLRAMSAATDNVGLFFGEDIFVAFGAIIFMHNFMQASAGIQTEPLHIALWGIPTAVAAFLIHSARLVRLDRQLARELQQLNSQALKAKGGQ from the coding sequence ATGGAAACTGCAGTGAATCTCTGGCCACTACTGGGCATTGCCGCGATCATCGTCGGCTTCGTATTACGTTTTAATCCGGTGCTGGTGGTGATTGTCGCCGGATTTGTCACCGGTCTGGCTGCGATGATGCCGCTGGCGGACATTCTGGAAAAACTCGGCGCAGGGTTTCTTAACACCCGGAACCTGCCGCTGATTCTGCTGCTGCCACTGGCGGTCATTGGCCTGCTGGAACGTCACGGGCTAAAAGAAAGGGCGCAGGCGTGGATTGCTCAGATTAAAACCGCCACCGCCGGACGGCTGCTGATCGTCTACCTGTTTGTGCGTGAAATTACTGCGGCACTGGGGTTAACCAGTCTTGGCGGACATCCGCAGATGGTGCGTCCGTTACTGGCACCGATGGCGGAGGGCGCCACAGAAAATCGCTATGGCGAGATCTCGCCTGAACTGCGCCATAAGCTGCGCGCCATGTCAGCGGCGACCGATAACGTCGGCCTGTTCTTTGGTGAAGATATCTTCGTGGCATTTGGCGCGATTATCTTTATGCACAACTTTATGCAGGCGTCGGCCGGGATTCAGACTGAGCCGCTGCACATCGCCTTATGGGGCATTCCAACTGCCGTTGCTGCGTTCCTGATCCATTCAGCGCGTCTGGTTCGTCTGGATCGTCAGCTGGCACGTGAGCTGCAGCAGCTCAACAGCCAGGCGCTGAAAGCCAAAGGAGGCCAGTAA